From the Lytechinus variegatus isolate NC3 chromosome 5, Lvar_3.0, whole genome shotgun sequence genome, the window GACGAGAAGGAAAATTTTCTCGATCAATTTTGTGCCAGAACAACAATCAACACAGTGTTTAAGATATCATTCCAGAGTATGTATTTAACATAGAGCAAAGCCTTCTCAAGCTTGTAAATCGCATAGTCCTTGGCATAGTTTCCGGGATGTCGACATCTCGTTCTACCTGAGCGTCCTTCCAACATTCCCAGCCGAGGTCAGACATTATTTACTACCTGGGCCTCGCTCGTCAAGAGCGGCTGTTCTTTGCTTACGTAACGGCCAGGATTCTCTCAGTCACGTGCGACCTTGCCCAACGATGACAGATCTGTCACATGCGACCCCGCCTGACCTCACGCCGAGGACAGTTATGTTTTGTATAAGTCCAGGGTCTCACTCAGAGTCTGCCCTTGTGTTATGCAACATCAAGAACCGACTCGCAGTCTCATGCAGTCCATCTAGGCCGAGGACGAATGTTCTTCTTGAGAGAAGGATAGAAACTAGCTCAAGGATGCTTTGCTTGATCTTGCTCTCTATAAAAGGAGTTTACCATTTGGGGAGAGTTTTCTCGGGGCATGTCTTGGGGTCCATTTTAATTGAGTGTAATTGGATTGTGTCTTATTCTTTGAACGTGTTATTAATAAATGGACATACGTTATGGAGCTTACGTTATAGCGGTTTAGTAATTTCCAACCCCCTTAAAAATtttgtaaaacaatattttagaGGTTTCTCGGAAAGAAAAATGTGGAATTATCCACATAAGGTGCCCTTGTTCCCTCTCCCAAAccccctctctcattttccaATATGTTGTATACACAGCGGCGTGCCAATGTGCGAAggtttacttactcaacgctaGTGGGCGCCCTTCCCCATGAGCATTAATCAAGCATTTCAAAAATCGCCAAAGTGTCagatcttccccttgtagtatctttgatACAGTGTAGCCCCTAGAGGCTGCagtcaaataattattttctaccCTTCTTGCACTAGCTTTAGACaagttcattgaaagaaaaTCCCATGAATGTAGAAAATGTGAGTCCGTGTTCTAAAGCTTTTGTGCTCACGTTCATCAAATTAACTGAAGAAACTCCCGAGTGTAGACCATGTAAGTTTTTGTTCTGCTTATTTTCATACCAGGTTAAATGCCCTCTTACTCTCACCATCACTAAAATTCATTGAAGAACATCCAACCagtgaagaaaaaatgagtCACTGCTCAAAACCAGCCTATAAGTCCATCTTGCTCTCACTGTGTTCTGCCAATTATCAAACCAGTTTAATTATGGGGAAAGTCCGATGGGTGTTAAAATCAAATTGCGGTGGCGCTTGAGAGTCTCTCTTATGCCCTCCTACAAGTAATCTCAATACCACATTGTTTGTCTTGGCAACTCGGATAAGACTCTGGATCTAAAATAGagatcaggaaagaaaaaaatatgacaattaGTTATAGGAGTATTAAAGTACTACTGAAGCTCACTCGTAGCTTGGTGGATTGATAAAGGTCAATGACTATGaagattttgaaatgacaaTTATCATCAAGTGATAAATAACTGAATATTGCTATTCATGCAATAATCCTGTGGTACCCCAGGGTGGCACTGCGAGGGGCAAATTATCAGGCAATTCCAGGCACTGGCACATTCTTATTTACATGATTTGAAGGACATAGTGGGTTTTTTCGAGGACTTTTATACTGTTGTATAATTACACTACATTTACACAAGCTGCAAGTGGGGTAAAGAAGTTCAGATTTCAAGCATTTACCGAATCAATTTAATGTATACAACATAGAAATCCAGATGACCTATTTCTTTAATCAACCAGGCTCTGAAATACCAAAAGGTTGCTATCAATTCTTAAATAGACATGGCCAACTTCGGCAGGACCATCAAGTACTAGcgttaaacaaaattatttggGGGATATTGACTGAAATAATTTGTAATTGATtctaaatttcaatttgatagGTCAatttgcaagtttcttgcaacaccccacaCATCAAGAAAGTCATTctatttttgaaattcaaatctaaaaacaaatcagacaaatgttgtttgaaggtttgcatggtggcatgtacaattgctgatgtggtttacggtacaccatgtggagtgttatagaagcagtggatagaagaagagaaggaagtggataggcgagaaagtggagatttgagaatagagtattctttcttgagaatagtcctgaaaaggactgtaaaccagaaggaatgttgagtgagaacagcttgagtagtagagctgatgaggagatgctggcttgcgtcggcgagtagagatgatgagtagtagagagactcgacgtttcggacaggttgactgtccgtcttcaggagtgagtgttcgctCGGCGTGCGGCGGTACTTATGGCGTGCGTGCGGACGTGGGGGAAAGCTCTAGGCCGGCGGTCACGGCGGGCTGACGTCGTAGGTGGCGCTCTGTGTGTGGGTCGGCGGTTTGGTGGGAAACGAGTAGGCGTCGTATGCGGACGTGGTGAGTAGATGGCGGCGTGAGTTACggcggcgtgtgtgtgtgtcggcggtGTGTACATCAATGGTGGCGTTCTGTGCGTGTTGGTCGGCGGACTCGTCGGGTGAGCTTCGGCGGGAGTGAGTGGGTGGCCTGGTGTACGGATGAGGTGTTGGGTCGTCGGCGGAGGTTGTAGCGAGGTGTCAGTGGCGGTGGTGTGTGTGTCGGCGGAGTCCCTGGTTGAGTTGGTGATGCAATCAGACTGCTGCGGACAAACCTCCTTCACTCTGGCTCCGCTACGTCGACAACCCTTTGTCATCTGGCCGCACAGCACACCCGACCTTCACCAGTTTCTCAACCACCTCAACAACCAGCACCCCAGCATCAAGTTCACCATGGAGACCCAACGCGACAACTCAATTCCATTTCTAGACGTTCTCATCACTAAGACACCGTCTGGATTCCCATCTCACCAGGTGTACCGAAAACCTACCCACACAGACCGCTACCTCAACTTCCGCTCACACCACCACCCGTCCATCCACCAATCAGTCGCCAACACTCTCGTCAGACGAGCCCACCAACTCAGCGACAAGGCACACTTACATCAAGAACTCAAGCACGTGACCAATGCACTCACCACCATCAACCACTACCCCAGAAGAAGGATCAAGACTCAACCACCCAGCCACCAACCCAGCACCGACAGCACCGAAAACCCATCCGAAACCAAGCCCGTCGCCACCATAGTACTACCCTACATCGGCAAGACTTCACACCGACTACAACGCATCCTTCACTCTGCCAACATCCTCGTCAGACACCAATCCTCTCGAAAACTACACTCCATCCTTCACTCTCATAAGGACAAGCACCCATCCAACAAACAACCAGGCGTCTACAAGATCCCCTGCGACTGCGGTAAAGTCTACATTGGGGAAACCAGCCGAGACTTCGACACCAGACTCAAGGAACACAAGACCCACCACCGACGCAGCGACTGGGACCGATCCGCCATCGTCAAGCACGCACAACAAGAGAATCACCGCATAGAATGGGAAAGGAGCCACCTAATCACCAACATCCGGCACTGGAATACCAGAAGGGTCAGGGAAGCCACTGAGATACATCAACACAACACTGTGCCTCAAGACCCTGGCCTCCACATCAACAGCATCTGGCACCCAATCCTACGTCACCATCAAACTTCTAACCAATCCACAAACAACCAGCCGTCCACCGTCACTCCACCGAGCCCTCCTACCCAACACAGCAGTCTGATTGCATCACCAACTCAACCAGGGACTCCGCCGACACACACACCACCGCCACCGACACCTCGCTACAACCTCCGCCGACGACCCAACACCTCATCCGTACACCAGGCCACCCACTCACTCCCGCCGAAGCTCACCCGACGAGTCCGCCGACCAACACGCACAGAACGCCACCATTGATGTACACaccgccgacacacacacacgccgccGTAACTCACGCCGCCATCTACTCACCACGTCCGCATACGACGCCTACTCGTTTCCCGCCAAACCGCCGACCCACACACAGAGCGCCACCTACGACGTCAGCCCGCCGTGACCGCCGGCCTAGAGCTTTCCCCCACGTCCGCACGCACGCCATAAGTACCGCCGCACGCCGagcgaacactcactcctgaagacggacagtcaacctgtccgaaacgtcgagtctctctactactcatcatctctactcgccgacgcaagccagcatctcctcatcagctctactactcaagctgttctcactcaacattccttctggtttacagtccttttcaggactattctcaagaaagaatactctattctcaaatctccactttctcgcctatccacttccttctcttcttctatccactgcttctataacactccacatggtgtaccgtaaaccacatcagcaaaatCAGACAAAGTAAGGCAAGTTTGAATGTAATCATTGAAAAGGGGACATCCCCCCctgaattttgaatattgctCACCTCTGCATTAGGACTTGGGACTTTGTCCAAGAGTTCCGCAGCATGCGAGAAGAGCTCCGACGCTGTCCCATAGAGGGCCAACGACCTGGGTGGGGTGTCACCTGCCTTAGGGGTAGTGATCTCACAGAACTGATCATATTGCACCAGGGGTGGGGTGAGGATTGTGGCAAAGGCATTGAAGCGATGTTCAAAGCGGACCTTCTCGTTGTCAAACTCTGAGTTGGGTTGCTTGATCTTGCTGTCTAGTCGGAAGCCCATCACGGCCTGCAGAAAGGTGGGGATAGAGACCAAAGAGGATACAGGCACTAATATAGAGGTATGCGGTCATCAGTGCCAAGCATCACAATAAGGGCTGAAAAGTGAACTTACATGTCAAACCTTCGGACTCTCATCATATACACATGTGCTTTGGAAGCATCGATGAGCCAGGAAGGTCTTTCTGGAATGTTCCCAAGGGAGTGAAGGAAACTCTGCGTTTGGCAAGCCAGAATCTCATGCCCAGCGTTATAATACAtcatatatgcttttcacactgcatttccttaaccccttactatcttttttttttttattcatactgtttttcttaaccccatactatctgcttagCCGGGGTTAACGCCTTAACACCAGACTATCCTTAACCACATactatctcttttttttattcagtctatcctaaccccatactatctgcttagCCAGGGTTAACAGCTTAACCCCGAACTATCACACAGCTTGTGAATATTGATGATCTTACCATACACAGCGTGATTAACGTGtaatttcgacttctgtgaatggctaatgcttagctccacttttccttagcccaGTTTTGTTTAACACTGCATCtctagcaccgcaattgtgttgctagcaccgcaattgtgttgctagcaccacaataagccagCTAACcatgcttttttgcagggccagatagtaccgtactatttaccatACTAGCCCACTTTGTTAGAATGtggtgtgaaaacgaagtgagcTAAGCTTAACCCATGGAGATTGGTGGACTAAGACCCCCCCCTTAGCCAGACCAATTTCCCAGGGTTAAGGAAAAAAGTACAATGCAAAAGCATGATAGGGTACTCAGAGATGCCCTAATGAATTTCGCATTTTACAAAAGTGGactattactatcatcatcatggtgTATTGGTTCAGATTCTCCCCATTTTGGACTAATGCATCGATTCCCACTGAATTCTCTCATTcatataaatttgaaattcattaataaAATGTATCCTTGTATGAAGGCTCGGTGCGATTGGCCCTAGGCACTGCAAGTGTCaattcgtcgcacgcaccatgAACcacctctctgcgcacttcgatgcgaaagttagttttgcagagaatgcattaaaaaaaaaattttaaaccagcaataagtgcacctacaaggagagcaaattatttaccggtgtctttgttcgatagttcaggttccaaagtttcatcccgcatttttacattttcttgaagtgaattatttgcGCCACAgagggcatcgtaacagagaggacggttcgtggtgaaatcgcaAGGCGGGATAGCGCAATGTATTTGCGCAGAGAGGACGTTTCATGGTGCATGCGACGTATATATACACTATTCACAAAATCCTAAAAAATTAGAAAGGTAAGAAATATAATTTCACCAATGAGCAGGATGAAATTAAGACTGGACTTCAAACTGTCTTCATTTCTGAGGATACCACTACTTGCCTCCAAAACTCAAACAAGTCCATACCTTGTAGTACCCTGAACAGAGTGCCTGTTGTGCCTTACTGAGGGCAAGCTCTCGCTCCAGAGGTCTTGGTCTCTTTCTCTTGGCCTTCTTCTTGTTACTACGACCTTTGCCCTGGGGTTCTGTATACTGTGATTCATGATCACCCAACATGCTGTCTGCTTGACTCAATGTAGATATGAACCAGGCATAAAGGAAGTCTGATAGGTACCTATGGATGACaaatcagggccctgtcttaccaagagttacgattgatctgataaacctaaactatatggaaatccaacaatgtcataattttttctccaggaaatttgcacaatgtcctttgtaagcaaagaaaagcacactgaatcttcaagaaaatgatgaatgtatgactttacatcatatctagaaaatattttgtacaaacatgcattttagatgttgatagcattccatagttgtggttgattggatcgattgtaactctttgtgagattTGGGTCCTGatgtttcatttttactttcagtttggtttattttcatatctcacaaaatataatacaacaTTTGATAAGAAATAACAAAGCATCAATGATAAAATAGTACAATATAATAATTCCGTAAGAGAATGGCAAGAacatttgaaaattacaaattgGAGACAGATATATGAAGGGTAAATTGTTTAAAAGCAGAGCTTTTATGAAGAACTCAtaagaattttcaattttttgttatcatACCACAAACCACCTATCATATGGTTAAGTCATCATTTCTAACTCCTTAGgttgtgtttcacaaagccgttTGTAAAGCTCTGTGCAACTTTATGCATGACTGGAAAATGTTCTTATGCGCAAAACCAGCTATGTGGGGATATATAatttaacaaaagaaaaggtCACCAGTCGTGTGTAAAGTCAGGTGTAACttacagcttcatgaaacagacTTCCGGTCCAACATTGCCTGTATCAGGCCAAGGAATGTTTTTGCTTGACCGAGGAGGTAGTTATATATTACAAATATTCCCAGGCCTTATCACAAGAATCTGGTATCAGCAAATTGTAATGCTATCAGATACATACCTGCCAACCCtgaaacttttttaaaggtcaagtccaccccagaagaatgatgatttgaataaatatagaaaaatcagacaaacataacgctcaaaatttcatcaaaatcggatgtaaaataaaacagttatggcattttgaagtttcgcttatttttcacaaaacagtgatatgcacaactcagtgacatgcaaattggtcagtcgatgatgtccatcactcaccatttcttttgtttttttatggtttgaattatacaatatttcattttttacatatttgacaataaggaccaacttgactgaaccacatagtattaaacaatactaATTCCACATGCTCATGGAGGAAGTGACAAtcatgagaaaattagaatatttcatatttcatataagatatgtctgtggtctatattatggttgttccactttatatgtttgtcattttgcctccgaagatgattctgctaggatcgaaagcttaggccccttttgactctcttaagatacaaaagaaatagtgagtggatgatgtcattggTCTCCTCATTtccataccgaccaagatgtgcaatataactgttttatgaaattaagcgaaaatttaaaatgtcataactttcttattttacatccaaattcaatgaaattttcagtgttatgctcgatggatttttctctttttattcaagtaaacttttttgggggtggacttgtcctttaagaaagtGGTACAAATGGGAAGGTGGACACTGAAAGTAGAGACAATGTATAGTTTCCTATAGATCAGTACAGACAGAATTTTCCAAAAATAGGAACAAAGAGATTGGTGCTCTCCCTCTTCGTTCAAATATCGGGACTGATTCTATTAATTTGAGTAAGTTGGCAGGTATGCAGATAAGCCTTTAGAAAAAGCTTACCAGAATATATAGTGGTATTCATGAATGCCATAAAGCTCCAGCTCGAATCCCGACTGAACGTAGAGTATCATGGTGCGTAGCGTGTGGTACATAACCCAGCAGCTGAAGGATGCTTCGTACGTCTTGCGGACCTCTGCCTTTGACATGATGGTGTGGAGGTTGGCATCGACCTTCTCCGCTTGATCCTGGAGGGTGGCGAGCTCCTCCAGGAGCTGCCCAAACTTATCCCTTTGCCTGGCTCGGTTGTGACCGTGGATTTGGATAAGGGAGCACATCGGCTGTGTGGAAACACCAAAGAGAAAGGTGAATGACTTAAGTTCTCTTTCTGTGAACATGGAAAGCAGTTTGTTAATTTGATATTAATGGGAcatatctccattttctcatttcatatttcctcCTCCAAAACATGACATTTTCAGAATCAGTAATGATGGTTAAGACGATAGGAATAGTAATTACGACATTAGCATTTGCAAggatgattatgaaaataaaggtTAGATTTGTAGAAGAGGTTCCCTTACCCTGACCGAGTGCATCAACATAGAGTCGGCCATCTCCTTGGCCTGGGCATTGTTGTAGATCGGTGACCTTGGAGCTAGGACCGGGGGACAAACAAACCCCCTCAAGGTATCCCTCAAGCACTCCTGGACCAGTTCCACACCAAAGACTTTCTTGTTGTTGTATGGCAGGAAGATCTGCTGAAGAACTGACCTTGAGAGAACGCAGGGACATTGTTTGCTGAACTCTGTAAAGAAATCCTGTGAATAAAGGCAATTGTCAATGTTAACAGTTTCCTGTACCTGTTGTTTATGGACAAGCCTTGTGAGGACATAAGACACTGCTAAAGAACTCTGCAAAGAAACACTGCCAAGAGTTACAATCTGAACAGTAACAGACTCCTGCACCACTTGTTTATCAACAAGCCTTCAGAGGACAACAATTACTGCTTGCTAAACTCTgcaaacaaatattgttacaaGAGACAATGTCAAGATTAATAGACTCCTGTACCAGCAGTTTACGAATGTGCCTTGAGTGGACACAAGTTACTGCTTGCTAAACTTGGCAAATTAATCCTGTCATAAAAGACAATGTTTGAAAGGTTACTAGATGCCTGAACATGTACAAGCTTTTTGTGGATAAACTTTTTTGGACATTGTTTGCTTAACCCAGCTAAAAtatccagtaaaaaaaaaactataataaATGGACTCCTTTACAACCATTCCTTGCTTTGGCATGTCTGGTGGCAAGAGAttaattccttgctgaaggaaccGCAAATATCAAGACCTGGATGTCTGCAAGGAAACTTGCATCCAATGACATTGAAATGATAATAGATTCCAACTTACTACTATGGAATGAAAGGATGTCAAGCTGGTGACCTCACAAACTGTTCTCAGTCTCGTCACCAGACCTTCTAAATATGAAATGGCATCCCTCCGACTGATTATCTTGGCATACCGTGGGAACGTTGGGGGCAGCAGACGTTGATTGACTAACGGCTCAAAGCCCATCATGTTCGGGTAATCTGGGAACAAAATAAGAACTTCAGAATTGAGAAGAATGCCTTCCATCGGAAGTTCTATAAATTCTGATTATTAATGaagaatacatgtgtatatgaTGAATCAATATGCATGTTAGTCATCATTTCAATATATTACCCCTAAGCATTTGAAAATCGAAATACTTAAAAATACATGATATCTTTTTTagatatttcaaacattaacaAGTGGGTGCCTACATTAAAAGGCCAACAACATCTATCGGGCAAAGTAATTCAAATGAATAGAGAAATTTCAAACctcaaaatttcatttaaaaaacaggtgtaaaataaaaaattatgacattaaaaaatattgcttgaTTTCACACACTAGTTATATACACAACATGTTCAAAGTGCAAATGAGCGAGTCGATGACATCACACACTTGCAATTTATCGCATATTTTCTTTCCATAAATAtctaatatttcaattttgcagAAACCTTGTTTTGTATTATAAaaggaattttaaaaatacattttatatgcataaataccttatattcaaaGATATGTTACAAGGGAAAGAATCTGTAGTACCTGGCATGGCTGGTGATGACTCATCTTCTGATATGACTTGTGGATCTCCTAACTCGACCGTCTTCTGTATTGGTGGTAGTAGGTCTAATGCAAGGAGTAACAATTTCTTGCCTTCTTCAACTGATTGTTTGATCTgtgtaaagaaaataacatagcTTGATTTCACATACTGACAGACCTCAAATTTTCAAGTGATTTAGCTTGTACACTTtctattgtacaacgcctacttagcttgttgtacgcgattgaatgggaggctgaatgtcaaacattcgtaccgttgcacacaagacgtaccatccaaaatataccgtccaaaatgtaccattgcacggctttggtaggtgacgtcacaatacaattcaattcattgcgctcagtaaatGAAGGTTAAATACGCGCATAGCTTGCTGGCTACATGTGCAATGCTGCCCgaggtcatgtgcgcttgtgggatttgcttattgctttgaattttttgctcccttttcatagttTACTGCAAGAAAAAACTCCCTTTCCCCCGATATTTTCTCTAAAGtctgaggcgttgtacaacacaacgctgaataaatatgttctaataaatagcgaatattcttcttcgtgcaatggtgcgagatttcgcattcagtgaaagaaacactctattcaactcggctaacgcctcgctgtatagagcatctttctttcacctcatgcgaaatctcgcaccatcgtactcatgcctattcgctatttgtatacagTTCCATGAAACAATCAACTTGTTTAATAGAACATCCTTGTTTACTAGTATGTCCAACCTCATTTTTCTCCATTATTGATACCCAACTTTCTGAAATGCTCAAGCTATGATAACTGCTGCTCCAGATATATCTACTACATCTACCTCTACTACCAGTAATTCTAAAACTActctttttccttctcctttatcatcttcaatactatcatcatcattatcctaatcctcacaatcatcatcatcatcatcataatcatcaccaccatcatcatcatcatcatcatcatcaccaccaccacctccgaAAACACTACCATCATCACTCCTAAATATTACATATTGATTATAtgtacaaacaaaaaataattacttAAATTTTTACAGTGCATATTTGCAAACCCTTAGAAAAATCTTCATTTCTCTTGTACACTTTGGACAGTTTGAGTAGCAAGTTTTTCTCAAACAACTTACCTCTTTCTTTGTGAATGCGAGCAAAGCTGAATAAAACATCCTACAAAACTTTATCCTTGACACCACCGCAATACACTCTTCATGCTGTTGGAAGAAAAATATGcgaaagcaaaaacaaaataaggaaatgagaaaaggacgatgaatgtaaaaaaatacaagaatcaTCACTTATATGTGCAAGGAAACATGTAATTTTATACTACAACATGGATAAACTTATATGATcaagattttcaaaaatagatAGTCGGATATAAAGCCACCTGATTAGGGATGTGAGAAATAAGGAGGATTGAACTTCTGCAAGGTATGTCCttgagcactttttaaaaaatctacacAACTCTTTTATCTGTGAAATGACGAAAAAATGCTACAAGTATTTACAGATACCAACAGGTGCACATGTTTATGTTTAGGAAAGGAAAGATTTTTCAGATACAAATATGCTCCAGTACTTGATTGCTGTCTTTTGATTGCGTgtaatgataccaaatttgtcacATATTCAAGTTTTCATTAATGCAAACTAGTGCACAAAAAGAATAGCAATTACTCCAGGAAAATAAGCCTAaatggaagataaaaaaaagaaaagagaaaagcaaTCTTACTTCTAATTCTGTAGCAGTATCCCTGTCTTCCCCTTGTCTTGCCCTTGTACTCTGTtgtaacaaatataaaaaaaataaacacaacacATAAAAAGGCCCTATCTCACAATCAAACTTAATTATGattagaaagccagtgaaacaTTTATAATGTGCTATTTCAAATCATTCTACCACATGACGAAGACAAAATGTATTGTCATTGTTCTGGTCAACACATTCTTGTTCACATAGGAAAAAATGCAGACATGTATAGACGAAGAATTATGGTGGTACTCGATTTTAAGTTGAGATTGATATGATCATagctattattttcattatatagcCCTTTTCCAAAATATACGGCTCAAAGCGCtttccagcatattattacatgtaccccagtcattggattcatttcaatcctgcACGAAAGTGCACAATTTTCACTCTCTGgagagcattccttgcattcatggCAGCCTCATAATGGCACTGGCAAATTCAAAATACAATAACTTTAGCATCCTACCCAGTACCCAATTgatacctgggtggagagtggcaaactCAGATTAACACtgtgccaaaggacgctagcgCTGGTGGGATTTTCAAACACTcgaccctctgattgaaaggggagagtcagaaccgctataACAGTAATTTATTGCAACTCAATATAAAGAGTGAACATGCATACTTCAAGGATATAGTCAATCACACTCCTTTGTTAGACAGGGCCCAGATTATCGCAACCAAAGAGTAAAATTTTGTCCCAAGTGCCAGCCAATATTGCTTTCATAACCTAAACGAAGATGCAGAATCTGCAGTTATTCCCATATGGGGAAGTTACATCACTGAGCAAAAACATGCTCATGTTGATCAGAAAAAAAGCCATAAATTTTGCATGTTTGAATTCAATATCTTATTTCAAGCCAGGCTTTCCTCTACGTACATGTATCCATATACTAGCTGGGAAAAGTAAATATTTGTAGTGATGAGATTGATGTTCAACCACTCTATTTTGCAACTCACTGTCAAAAACTCATATCATATAATATATGTAATAGGCTTGCACATATCAAATCAAGTTTGTAAAACCTTTAAAATTATACACAAATGCTAAACtggaacaaaaaaatgaatggattTTGAATCAGAAATTAAATATTCTAAGAAACAGTTTAGCTTACCCTGACTCTCCT encodes:
- the LOC121415691 gene encoding N-alpha-acetyltransferase 35, NatC auxiliary subunit-like — translated: MESLCRAAEMEASREGIMPSDPFDDHDGCSAFTHHLPSRQNIQRNWKNITEEFNEAASHLKLGELLHDSIFGLFEAMSAIEMMDPKMDAGMMCNQSGHKVLNLQESIEAGRLKTADLTNHELIGIMDTTFACLATWLEGHSLAQTVFTNLYAHNPDLIDDRCLRAFSLVVLKMVDTIKDKVMRAGVFEEEDFQSMTYGFKLAHNVTELRVVGMLKEIEEDYNRRVRSTRARQGEDRDTATELEHEECIAVVSRIKFCRMFYSALLAFTKKEIKQSVEEGKKLLLLALDLLPPIQKTVELGDPQVISEDESSPAMPDYPNMMGFEPLVNQRLLPPTFPRYAKIISRRDAISYLEGLVTRLRTVCEVTSLTSFHSIVDFFTEFSKQCPCVLSRSVLQQIFLPYNNKKVFGVELVQECLRDTLRGFVCPPVLAPRSPIYNNAQAKEMADSMLMHSVRPMCSLIQIHGHNRARQRDKFGQLLEELATLQDQAEKVDANLHTIMSKAEVRKTYEASFSCWVMYHTLRTMILYVQSGFELELYGIHEYHYIFWYLSDFLYAWFISTLSQADSMLGDHESQYTEPQGKGRSNKKKAKRKRPRPLERELALSKAQQALCSGYYKAVMGFRLDSKIKQPNSEFDNEKVRFEHRFNAFATILTPPLVQYDQFCEITTPKAGDTPPRSLALYGTASELFSHAAELLDKVPSPNAEIQSLIRVAKTNNVVLRLLVGGHKRDSQAPPQFDFNTHRTFPIIKLV